Proteins from one Ahaetulla prasina isolate Xishuangbanna chromosome 2, ASM2864084v1, whole genome shotgun sequence genomic window:
- the FECH gene encoding ferrochelatase, mitochondrial isoform X2, translated as MLNMGGPETLEDVHEFLQRLFLDRDLMTLPVQNKLGPFIAKRRTPKIQEQYRRIGGGSPIKKWTETQGEGMVKLLNEMSPESAPHKYYIGFRYVHPLTEEAIEEMERDGIERAIAFTQYPQYSCSTTGSSLNAIYRYYHQKGEKPKMKWSTIDRWPTHPLLIQCFADHIKKELDLFPPDKRKEAVILFSAHSLPMSVVNRGDPYPQEVGATVQKVMEKLGHCNPYRLVWQSKVGPMAWLGPQTDDTIKGLCQRGKKNILLVPIAFTSDHIETLYELDIEYAQVLANECGVENIRRAESLNGNPLFAKALADLVCSHLKSNELCSKQLTLSCPLCVNPTCRKTKSFFTSQTL; from the exons ATGTTAAATATGGGGGGCCCAGAGACCTTAGAAGATGTCCATGAGTTCCTGCAAAGACTTTTTCTTGATAGAGATCTAATGACACTTCCGGTGCAAAA TAAATTAGGACCTTTTATTGCAAAGCGACGTACTCCAAAAATCCAAGAACAGTACAGGCGGATCGGGGGTGGATCACCTATTAAGAAATGGACCGAGACCCAGGGGGAAGGCATGGTGAAGTTGCTGAATGAAATGTCTCCTGAGTCTG CTCCACATAAGTATTATATTGGCTTTCGCTACGTCCATCCTCTGACGGAAGAAGCGATcgaagagatggagagagatggtATTGAAAGAGCCATTGCCTTCACACAGTATCCACAGTATAGCTGCTCCACCACAG GAAGCAGTTTGAACGCAATATATCGCTACTATCACCAAAAAGGAGAAAAACCAAAGATGAAGTGGAGTACGATTGACAGGTGGCCAACACATCCTCTCCTCATTCAG TGTTTTGCAGACCACATAAAGAAGGAACTTGACTTATTTCCACCGGATAAGAGAAAAGAGGCAGTGATACTTTTCTCTGCTCATTCTCTTCCAATGTCA GTAGTTAATCGTGGTGACCCGTATCCACAAGAAGTGGGAGCTACTGTTCAAAAGGTGATGGAGAAACTCGGCCATTGTAATCCATATAGGCTTGTTTGGCAGTCCAAG GTCGGCCCGATGGCTTGGTTGGGTCCTCAGACAGATGACACTATTAAGGGTCTTTGCCAGAGGGGAAAGAAGAACATTTTGTTAGTTCCGATTGCATTCACCAGCGATCACATTGAAACCCTCTATGAGCTTGACATTGAATATGCACAGGTCTTGGCCAATGAG TGTGGAGTTGAAAATATCAGAAGAGCAGAATCCTTGAATGGAAATCCATTGTTCGCCAAG GCTCTGGCAGATTTGGTCTGCTCACACCTCAAGTCGAACGAACTATGCTCCAAGCAGTTAACACTGAGTTGCCCGCTTTGTGTGAATCCCACTTGCCGAAAAACCAAATCCTTCTTCACCAGTCAGACACTGTGA